Part of the Gemmatimonadota bacterium genome is shown below.
CAGCTCGACCACGTCTACACACTTCGCCGGGGTCTGCAGCAGATGCCCTCGAGCTCGGCGATGGAGTGGCTGATAAAGCGAATCGCAGCGACGCCGAACAACGACGCGCTGCTCTCCGGCCTCTGATTTCGCAGTTGCGTCCGTAAGCCCGTCCCGCCCGGAATGCGGAGCCATGGCGGCTGGAAAAACACGTGCGCCTCGCGGCCCGGGCCTTGCTCTCTGGCGGGCATGGTTCCTCCACTTTTGCGGCGATCGCTCCAGGTCGCCGCAGTAGCGGTCGCTTCGCTGGTGATCGCGGCAGCTCCCCTCCCGGGGCAGGCTGCACGGCCGTCGTCCGGCAATCCCGAAATCACCGAGCTGACGCTCACGGGCGTGCACGCGGTCGATCCGGACGAGCTGCGCCTCAATATCGCGACGGATGAGTCGCACTGCGTATCAGTGCTGCTGAGGCCGGTCTGCGTCTTCAGCAAATCGCCGACGTTCTACAAGCGCCTGACGCTGAATCGCGCCGAGCTCGCGCGGGACATGCTGCGGGTGATGGTGTTCTATTTCAAGCGCGGATATCGCAATGCGCAGGTGGACACGACCGTCGTTCCGACCGGTCGGAATGCGGTGCACGTCACGATCGCGGTAAACGAGGGAAAACCGACGCTGGTGTCGGGGATCAGCATAGTGCAGGACACCGAAGTGCTGTCGAAAAGGCAGCTGCGCCGCGTTCTTCTCCTTCGCAAGGGACGGCCGTACAGCCTGATCAAGCTGGACTCGACGATTGCCGCGCTGGATTCGCGCCTGTGGAATCGAGGTTACTCCGATGCAGTAATCGATACCACTGTCGTGCTCGACACCGTCGCCGGGACTGCCGATATCACGATCAAGGCGAATCCGCGATGGCGCGCACGCGTGGCGACCATAACGGTCAAAGGAAACAAGGGCGTCAACGATCGCACCATCAAGAAGTCGCTGTCGTTCAAGCCAGGCGGACTGTACAAGCAGTCGGACGTGCTGGCGAGCCAGCGCGCTCTGTACGAGTCGAATCTCTTCCGCCGCGCCGCGATCGAGGTGCCAACGACAGATGATTCGCTGAAGCACGTGCTCATCGACGTGCAGGAAGCACCGCCGCACGACGCACGTTACAGCGCAGGATTCAACACCGTCGATTTCGTACAGGTCGCAGGACACTATGCCGATTACAACTGGCTGAGTGGCGCCAAGCGGCTGACCATCGATGCGGCTGTAGGGAATCTGTTCGCTCACACATTGAACGGAAACGGCGTGTTCTACGACGTCGGCAAGACCGTGGTCGGAGGTTCGGAGTCACAGTATCTTGCTGCCACATACACTGCCAGCGCCGACGTCAGATATCCGTGGTTCGGATCGCCGAACAACGAGGGTGCATTCGGTGTCTTCGCTCACCGGCGAAGCGCCCCGGGCATATACGTCGACAAGGGGTATGGTCTGAGTGCGACGTTCACGCGAACGCTCACACCGCGCGGGCCGCTCAGTCTCAACTACCGGTTCGAGGAGACGGCCGTGCAGGCCGGCGACGTGTACTTCTGCGTCAACTATGGCGTCTGCGACGCGGCGACGCTCGTTGCGCTGGAGAGGAAGCAACGGCTATCTCCGCTCGCGTTGAGCTTCTCGCTGGACAGGACCGACAATCCGTTCGAGCCGCGGCGTGGCTACCG
Proteins encoded:
- a CDS encoding BamA/TamA family outer membrane protein, with product MVPPLLRRSLQVAAVAVASLVIAAAPLPGQAARPSSGNPEITELTLTGVHAVDPDELRLNIATDESHCVSVLLRPVCVFSKSPTFYKRLTLNRAELARDMLRVMVFYFKRGYRNAQVDTTVVPTGRNAVHVTIAVNEGKPTLVSGISIVQDTEVLSKRQLRRVLLLRKGRPYSLIKLDSTIAALDSRLWNRGYSDAVIDTTVVLDTVAGTADITIKANPRWRARVATITVKGNKGVNDRTIKKSLSFKPGGLYKQSDVLASQRALYESNLFRRAAIEVPTTDDSLKHVLIDVQEAPPHDARYSAGFNTVDFVQVAGHYADYNWLSGAKRLTIDAAVGNLFAHTLNGNGVFYDVGKTVVGGSESQYLAATYTASADVRYPWFGSPNNEGAFGVFAHRRSAPGIYVDKGYGLSATFTRTLTPRGPLSLNYRFEETAVQAGDVYFCVNYGVCDAATLVALERKQRLSPLALSFSLDRTDNPFEPRRGYRTQFDLEHASSYTASDFRYNRGAGDFALFVPITRHSVLAGHLRVGMIGALASTTNAVGVASGALGATAILHPRKRFYAGGSQSVRGYPEGQLGPRVLTVPAAKLLADDSANAQCRPATITKCNPNASLFRDRDFVPRPLGGNRLIEGSLEFRFPLFASLIGATFVDAAYLAQNTSPGLPKSKAAITPGIGVRYLSPVGPVRVDVGLNPETSEKLPVVTEDLASGGRGLVTLDQSRVYSPTHGSGGLNSLLARLTLHLSIGEAF